In Luteitalea sp. TBR-22, one genomic interval encodes:
- the ilvC gene encoding ketol-acid reductoisomerase, with amino-acid sequence MAAHIFYDNDADLSLIQGKKVAIIGYGSQGHAHALNLKDSGVDVRIGLRAGSTSAAKAQAAGVRVVSVAEAAAEADVIMMLAPDTVQPGVYKKDIAPHLKAGKMLMFAHGFNIRYNTIVPPADVDVTMVAPKSPGHRVREVFEEGGGVPGLIAIHQDATGQARALTMSYAKGIGVTRAGVIETTFTEETETDLFGEQAVLCGGTAELVKAGFQTLVEAGYQPEIAYFECLHELKLIVDLMYRGGLNYMRYSVSDTAEAGDYYTGPRIVTDETRKAMKQVLAEIQDGTFARKWIKENEDGRPWFNKVRAEEQTQTLEEVGAKLRAMMPFLNPVTHKPQEQNAPVA; translated from the coding sequence ATGGCAGCTCACATCTTCTACGACAACGACGCCGACCTCTCCCTCATCCAGGGCAAGAAGGTGGCGATCATCGGCTATGGCTCGCAAGGACACGCGCACGCCCTCAACCTGAAGGACAGCGGCGTGGACGTGCGCATCGGCCTGCGCGCCGGCAGCACGTCGGCCGCCAAGGCCCAGGCTGCCGGCGTCCGCGTCGTGAGCGTCGCCGAGGCGGCCGCCGAAGCCGACGTCATCATGATGCTGGCACCCGACACGGTGCAGCCGGGCGTCTACAAGAAGGACATCGCGCCGCACCTCAAGGCCGGCAAGATGCTGATGTTCGCCCACGGCTTCAACATCCGCTACAACACCATCGTCCCGCCCGCCGACGTCGACGTGACGATGGTGGCGCCCAAGTCGCCGGGCCACCGCGTCCGCGAGGTGTTCGAGGAGGGTGGCGGCGTGCCGGGCCTGATCGCCATCCACCAGGACGCCACCGGCCAGGCGCGCGCGCTCACCATGTCCTACGCCAAGGGCATCGGCGTCACCCGGGCGGGGGTCATCGAGACGACCTTCACCGAGGAGACCGAGACCGACCTGTTCGGCGAGCAGGCCGTGCTGTGCGGCGGCACCGCGGAACTGGTGAAGGCGGGCTTCCAGACGCTCGTCGAGGCCGGGTACCAGCCGGAGATCGCGTACTTCGAGTGCCTGCACGAGCTCAAGCTGATCGTCGACCTGATGTACCGCGGCGGCCTGAACTACATGCGCTACTCGGTGAGTGACACCGCCGAGGCCGGCGACTACTACACCGGGCCGCGCATCGTGACCGACGAGACCCGCAAGGCCATGAAGCAGGTCCTGGCCGAGATCCAGGACGGCACGTTCGCCCGCAAGTGGATCAAGGAGAACGAGGACGGTCGCCCCTGGTTCAACAAGGTGCGCGCCGAGGAGCAGACGCAGACGCTCGAGGAGGTCGGCGCCAAGCTTCGCGCGATGATGCCGTTCCTCAACCCGGTCACGCACAAGCCGCAGGAGCAGAACGCGCCGGTGGCGTAG
- a CDS encoding energy transducer TonB, whose translation MTAFLRDVALAALVTLPGVAAVASPGAQPQATQAGPGPLEQVATRPGPDVALPRVVSHVAPAWPPGTTGAVRLRVNLVIDAEGRVAEARVTTPTSLLPRDPSEVAAVLAAVRQWRFEPPSTAPLLLSTYVGTSDDDGVVVPSGRSRPPLRVGGVVGPPTKIRHVPPTYPAEALSAGISGVVILEITVDPDGAVVDARPVRSMPGLDAAAIDSVKQWRYAPTWLNGEPVSIVLTVTVNFQP comes from the coding sequence GTGACGGCCTTTCTCCGCGACGTGGCGCTTGCAGCGCTCGTGACGCTCCCGGGCGTCGCGGCGGTCGCATCGCCAGGCGCACAGCCGCAGGCGACCCAGGCAGGACCAGGGCCGCTCGAGCAGGTGGCGACCCGACCAGGGCCCGATGTGGCGCTGCCGCGTGTGGTGTCGCACGTGGCTCCCGCCTGGCCGCCGGGCACCACCGGCGCGGTGCGACTGCGCGTCAACCTCGTGATCGATGCCGAGGGGCGCGTCGCCGAGGCGCGCGTCACCACGCCGACGTCGCTCCTGCCGCGCGACCCGTCGGAAGTGGCCGCAGTGCTCGCGGCCGTCAGGCAGTGGCGCTTCGAGCCGCCCTCGACGGCGCCCCTCCTGCTCTCGACCTACGTCGGCACGTCCGACGACGACGGCGTGGTGGTGCCGTCTGGCCGTTCGCGTCCGCCGCTGCGCGTGGGGGGCGTGGTCGGACCACCCACGAAGATCCGTCACGTGCCGCCGACCTATCCCGCCGAGGCCCTGTCCGCTGGCATCTCCGGCGTCGTCATCCTCGAAATCACCGTCGATCCCGACGGTGCGGTCGTCGACGCGCGGCCGGTGCGCAGCATGCCCGGCCTCGATGCCGCCGCCATCGACTCGGTCAAGCAGTGGCGGTACGCCCCCACGTGGCTCAACGGCGAGCCGGTGTCGATCGTGCTGACCGTGACGGTGAACTTCCAGCCGTAG
- a CDS encoding tetratricopeptide repeat protein has translation MRAPASWLGIVVLALVVAACGPARAPVVAPDQWPAQVAAADVRAAEGCYRCLADALQSYEQALAVRTDAVLGGRAYRAAVHLALRERVIGLYPGAYRDAPERLRAVATADDASAATDVLEAVPWRRGTLVAGTGQFPGQATLAAWRSRRKALEVIADADPWAATLLIALAGTNPIVTADEGQPPTRGTPPLLAPERWATRHADDASFTFTRLLLLRSSLEEVTAFHAAHPTFDEVDVLVGEAELGRGRLVSAEEAFARALAAMPDLVPARALTGDVRQRMEDFEVSLAAYDTLLARVPDHREALLGRMKSLGWLGRHEEAVTAADRMITLGTWYVGEAQYWKAWNLYNLKRLDGARAAVDAARSLMVNADLSYLGGAIAFQQQRQDDALKDFDAAIALESRLCEAHFDRAAVYLIRRDWAVSAPGFDEAFECLAARTPTFEQRIADAREARLEATARAALVARREKALVEHRHQKGWARYNAAVAHANAGHADLVQPRIDEALALGGPAADAARDLQAQLKGR, from the coding sequence GTGAGGGCACCAGCCTCCTGGCTCGGCATCGTCGTGCTCGCGTTGGTGGTAGCGGCGTGCGGGCCGGCTCGCGCGCCGGTGGTCGCGCCCGACCAGTGGCCGGCGCAGGTCGCTGCCGCAGATGTCCGGGCGGCGGAGGGTTGTTACCGCTGCCTGGCAGACGCGCTGCAGTCCTACGAGCAGGCGCTCGCGGTGCGCACGGATGCGGTGCTTGGTGGACGGGCGTATCGCGCCGCCGTGCATCTGGCACTACGGGAGCGCGTGATCGGGCTGTACCCGGGCGCGTACCGGGACGCGCCTGAGCGGTTGCGGGCGGTGGCCACGGCCGACGACGCGTCAGCGGCCACCGACGTGCTCGAGGCCGTGCCCTGGCGTCGCGGGACGCTCGTGGCTGGCACCGGGCAGTTTCCCGGACAGGCGACACTTGCGGCGTGGCGGTCGCGACGCAAGGCCCTGGAGGTCATCGCGGACGCCGACCCGTGGGCCGCAACGCTGCTGATCGCGCTCGCCGGCACCAACCCCATCGTCACCGCCGACGAGGGGCAGCCTCCCACGCGTGGCACGCCGCCGCTGCTCGCGCCAGAGCGATGGGCGACGCGTCACGCCGACGACGCGTCGTTCACGTTCACGCGGCTGCTACTGTTGCGATCGTCGCTCGAGGAGGTCACCGCCTTCCACGCGGCTCACCCGACGTTCGACGAGGTGGACGTGCTCGTGGGCGAAGCCGAACTCGGGCGCGGGCGACTCGTGTCGGCCGAGGAAGCGTTCGCGCGCGCGCTCGCCGCCATGCCGGACCTCGTGCCGGCTCGCGCCCTGACCGGCGACGTCCGCCAGCGCATGGAGGACTTCGAGGTGTCGCTCGCGGCGTACGACACGCTGCTGGCGCGCGTGCCCGACCATCGCGAGGCGTTGCTCGGACGCATGAAGAGCCTGGGTTGGCTCGGGCGGCACGAGGAGGCCGTGACCGCCGCCGATCGCATGATCACGCTCGGCACCTGGTACGTCGGCGAGGCGCAGTACTGGAAGGCCTGGAACCTGTACAACCTGAAGCGGCTCGACGGCGCGCGTGCCGCCGTGGACGCGGCGCGCAGCCTGATGGTCAACGCCGACCTGTCATACCTCGGTGGCGCCATCGCTTTCCAGCAGCAGCGCCAGGACGACGCCCTGAAGGACTTCGACGCGGCGATCGCCCTCGAGTCGCGCCTGTGCGAGGCGCATTTCGACCGGGCGGCGGTCTACCTGATTCGCCGCGACTGGGCGGTGTCGGCGCCGGGGTTCGACGAGGCCTTCGAGTGCCTGGCCGCGCGCACGCCCACGTTCGAGCAGCGCATCGCCGATGCGCGCGAGGCGCGCCTGGAGGCGACGGCACGTGCGGCGCTCGTCGCGCGTCGCGAGAAGGCGCTCGTCGAGCATCGGCACCAGAAGGGGTGGGCGCGCTACAACGCCGCCGTCGCGCACGCCAACGCCGGGCACGCCGACCTGGTGCAGCCGCGCATCGACGAGGCGCTCGCGCTCGGCGGTCCCGCTGCCGACGCGGCGCGCGACCTGCAGGCGCAGTTGAAGGGGCGGTGA
- a CDS encoding M56 family metallopeptidase, whose protein sequence is MSAYAFVAAWLIQSTVLGAVALALPAACRIRVPRMLTAWWLGNSVAVVLMPLVQAFLPRRAPLPTPVTSFVDATTAAFEPALPVATGWTPLTVLLGVWALGVVARLAWLRLGHHRLSSLADRGDVVIDDPALDQARRLAPAPRLPHLSADRVPVIAVAQAGPCTFGALRPRILVPVVLRERPDEERVAVYLHELAHVGRSDIGAAMADEVWRALFWWQPAVWWLLARLRLSREFEVDAVVVERTGTLRSYVDALLWCSTLRPALSPSTHVGSRRHAVVQRVAVMCRGGEMSRMRWWITGGVLVVVCGGVGGIMAVVAPLRAAAPMAWGSLQADDAGPLERVAVRPTLDAPAPRRTVAVEPAWSDPGVSYRFRAHVVIDAAGHVAEARLVGAPATTRVPDSVLPDLAAARDAALSAVRQWQFEAPVAAPMLLVVDVPVGDYARIAGLVERSEQSLRTLAAGAPQPLRVGGTVRPPKRLANAFPIYPEDAKAAGVSGVVIIEATVDTEGAVADARVLRGVPMLDQAALDAVRQWRYEPTLLNGEPVPVIMTVTVSFTLEK, encoded by the coding sequence ATGTCCGCGTATGCCTTCGTCGCCGCGTGGCTGATCCAGTCGACCGTCCTCGGCGCGGTGGCGCTTGCGCTGCCCGCCGCCTGTCGGATCCGGGTGCCGCGGATGTTGACGGCATGGTGGCTCGGCAACTCAGTCGCCGTGGTGCTGATGCCGCTCGTCCAGGCCTTCCTGCCCAGGCGAGCTCCGCTTCCGACACCCGTGACCTCCTTCGTCGACGCGACGACCGCGGCGTTCGAGCCGGCGCTCCCTGTCGCCACGGGATGGACGCCGCTCACGGTGTTGCTTGGCGTGTGGGCCCTTGGCGTGGTGGCGCGGCTGGCCTGGTTGCGTCTCGGCCATCACCGGCTGTCTTCACTTGCCGATCGCGGAGACGTCGTCATCGACGATCCCGCACTCGACCAGGCGCGTCGACTGGCCCCCGCGCCGCGCCTGCCGCATCTGTCGGCCGACCGCGTGCCGGTCATCGCCGTCGCGCAGGCCGGCCCGTGCACGTTCGGGGCACTGCGGCCGCGGATCCTCGTGCCCGTGGTCTTGCGCGAGCGGCCAGACGAGGAGCGTGTCGCCGTGTACCTCCATGAACTGGCGCACGTCGGGCGTTCGGACATCGGCGCCGCGATGGCCGACGAGGTCTGGCGCGCGCTGTTCTGGTGGCAGCCCGCCGTGTGGTGGCTGCTCGCACGCCTGCGCCTGTCGCGCGAGTTCGAGGTCGACGCGGTGGTCGTCGAGCGCACCGGCACGCTGCGGTCCTACGTCGATGCGCTGCTGTGGTGCAGCACCTTGCGGCCGGCGCTGTCGCCGAGCACGCATGTCGGCAGTCGTCGCCACGCCGTGGTGCAGCGCGTGGCCGTCATGTGCAGGGGAGGGGAGATGTCTCGCATGCGATGGTGGATCACCGGCGGCGTGCTCGTCGTGGTGTGCGGTGGCGTCGGCGGCATCATGGCCGTCGTCGCGCCGTTGCGCGCGGCGGCGCCGATGGCCTGGGGCAGCCTGCAGGCCGATGACGCCGGGCCACTCGAGCGCGTGGCCGTACGGCCCACGCTGGACGCGCCGGCGCCGCGGCGGACGGTCGCCGTCGAGCCGGCGTGGAGCGATCCGGGCGTCTCCTATCGCTTCCGCGCGCACGTGGTGATCGATGCAGCCGGGCACGTTGCCGAGGCCCGACTCGTGGGAGCACCGGCAACCACGCGCGTGCCCGACAGCGTGCTGCCCGATCTCGCCGCGGCACGCGACGCAGCGCTGTCGGCAGTGAGGCAGTGGCAGTTCGAGGCCCCTGTCGCGGCGCCGATGCTGCTCGTGGTCGATGTGCCGGTCGGGGACTACGCGCGCATCGCGGGGCTCGTCGAACGGTCAGAACAGTCCCTGCGGACGCTCGCAGCCGGGGCGCCGCAGCCGCTGCGCGTCGGCGGTACCGTGCGCCCGCCGAAGCGGCTCGCGAACGCCTTCCCGATCTACCCAGAGGACGCCAAGGCTGCCGGCGTGAGTGGCGTGGTGATCATCGAGGCAACGGTGGACACCGAGGGCGCCGTGGCGGACGCTCGCGTGCTTCGGGGCGTGCCGATGCTCGATCAGGCCGCGCTGGATGCCGTGCGCCAGTGGCGGTACGAGCCGACTCTGCTGAACGGCGAGCCGGTGCCGGTCATCATGACGGTGACGGTGAGCTTCACGCTGGAGAAGTAG
- a CDS encoding BlaI/MecI/CopY family transcriptional regulator: protein MAPATTLTPQELAIMKVVWRLGTATVREVHDVLRRERRDDLAYTTVLTMMRILEQKGMLGKDADADSRAHRYRPLRTQRQMMRVLVREFVDRVFDGAADSLVAHLVADRKLSASDRAEIRKLLDKED, encoded by the coding sequence ATGGCACCGGCCACGACGTTGACCCCGCAGGAACTGGCCATCATGAAGGTCGTGTGGCGGCTCGGCACGGCCACGGTGCGCGAGGTGCACGACGTGCTGCGCCGCGAGCGCCGCGACGACCTCGCGTACACGACCGTCCTGACGATGATGCGCATCCTCGAGCAGAAGGGGATGCTGGGCAAGGATGCCGACGCCGATTCCCGCGCGCATCGCTACCGTCCCCTGCGAACGCAACGGCAGATGATGCGTGTCCTGGTGCGGGAGTTCGTCGACCGCGTCTTCGACGGCGCCGCCGACTCGCTGGTCGCCCACCTGGTGGCCGACCGCAAGCTCTCGGCGAGCGACCGCGCCGAGATCCGGAAGCTGCTCGACAAGGAGGACTGA
- the ilvN gene encoding acetolactate synthase small subunit, with protein sequence MNTFVVLVEDHPGVLTRVSGLIRRRGFNIDSITVGHTETAGVSRMTIAVEADEFGARRIEANLYKLIEVLRVDNVTRRPSIFRELCILKVKTTPETRAQIFQLASVYRARIIDVSPESLVIEITGNEDKVQSLIDVLDPYGIVEMARTGRLAMLRGTGTASKPPEDEQDFGAAKAEEDLISHSV encoded by the coding sequence ATGAACACCTTCGTGGTGCTCGTCGAAGACCATCCTGGCGTCCTGACCCGCGTGAGTGGGCTCATCCGGCGCCGCGGCTTCAACATCGACTCGATCACGGTCGGCCATACCGAGACCGCCGGCGTGTCGCGGATGACGATTGCCGTGGAGGCCGACGAGTTCGGCGCCCGCCGCATCGAAGCCAACCTGTACAAGCTGATCGAGGTGCTGCGCGTCGACAACGTGACGCGCCGCCCGTCGATCTTCCGCGAGCTGTGCATCCTCAAGGTGAAGACCACGCCCGAGACGCGGGCGCAGATCTTCCAGCTCGCGTCGGTGTATCGCGCGCGCATCATCGACGTCTCGCCCGAGTCGCTGGTGATCGAGATCACCGGCAACGAGGACAAGGTCCAGAGCCTGATCGACGTGCTCGATCCGTACGGCATCGTCGAGATGGCCCGCACCGGCCGGCTGGCGATGCTCCGCGGCACCGGCACGGCCAGCAAGCCGCCCGAAGACGAGCAGGACTTCGGCGCTGCCAAGGCCGAGGAAGACCTGATCTCGCACTCGGTGTAG
- the pabB gene encoding aminodeoxychorismate synthase component I has protein sequence MAATPTARFGTGATDAAWDVDLYQPSDVRRATRLDEVPEVVAWAEAQARARRWVVLLLTYEAAPAFDAACVTQPPSGPVPLAWAAAFDIAQAVEAPVREVAPAELAAPSWAPAIDERRFTADLRRIHAHIAAGDTYQVNYTFPLTAPFPHDPGSWFAACAEQAHVDYAAYVDIGEAVVMSLSPELFLERRGDRIRTRPMKGTARRGRWPGEDARLAADLVASDKARAENVMIVDLLRNDLGRVAVTGSVRVRDLCALERYPTVWQLTSTIDATLRPGTSLAGLLAATFPCGSVTGAPKVRTMELIADLEHGPRGIYTGAIALLRPGGDLVASVPIRTAVLDRGTGEMTYGVGAGITADSDPAEEWAECLAKSRVVRPPAVPGDARLFETMRLEEGRLLRRDAHVARVTASAALFGWPCDQARLARDLDALCAAHPTGTWRARLWLDRAGTTSAEAVPVDLAPRRWRVGLAASPVDPRSPLLFNKTSRREMYDVARATRPDLDDVILWNGRGELTEGTVGNLVVERDGRRITPPVASGLLPGVFRAELLSQGRVEEGVLTAADLARATRVWLVNSLRGWIDIDIVPPEADVPADIEA, from the coding sequence ATGGCAGCCACCCCGACGGCCCGCTTCGGAACCGGCGCAACCGACGCTGCCTGGGACGTGGACCTGTACCAGCCCAGCGACGTGCGTCGCGCGACCAGACTGGATGAGGTGCCTGAGGTGGTGGCCTGGGCCGAGGCGCAGGCCAGGGCTCGTCGGTGGGTCGTGCTGCTGCTGACCTACGAAGCCGCGCCCGCTTTCGACGCCGCGTGCGTGACGCAGCCGCCGTCGGGGCCCGTCCCGCTCGCGTGGGCGGCCGCCTTCGACATCGCCCAGGCCGTCGAGGCACCGGTGCGCGAGGTGGCTCCTGCCGAACTGGCCGCTCCGTCGTGGGCGCCAGCCATCGACGAGCGCAGGTTCACGGCAGACCTGCGGCGCATCCACGCGCACATCGCCGCCGGCGATACATATCAGGTCAACTACACGTTTCCGCTGACCGCCCCGTTTCCGCACGACCCGGGGTCCTGGTTCGCGGCGTGCGCCGAGCAGGCCCACGTCGACTACGCCGCGTACGTCGACATCGGCGAGGCGGTCGTCATGAGCCTGTCGCCGGAGCTGTTCCTCGAGCGGCGCGGGGATCGCATCAGGACGCGCCCCATGAAGGGCACCGCGCGCCGCGGACGCTGGCCCGGTGAGGATGCGCGCCTGGCCGCCGACCTGGTCGCGAGCGACAAGGCTCGCGCCGAGAACGTGATGATCGTCGACCTCCTGCGCAACGACCTGGGGCGCGTCGCCGTGACCGGCTCGGTCCGGGTCCGCGACCTGTGCGCGCTGGAGCGCTATCCGACCGTGTGGCAGCTCACGTCGACCATCGACGCCACGCTGCGCCCCGGGACGTCGCTGGCCGGCCTGCTCGCGGCCACCTTCCCGTGCGGATCCGTGACAGGCGCGCCGAAGGTTCGCACCATGGAACTCATCGCCGACCTGGAACACGGGCCACGCGGCATCTACACGGGAGCGATCGCCCTGCTGCGGCCTGGCGGTGACCTGGTGGCGAGCGTCCCGATTCGCACGGCCGTGCTCGACCGGGGCACCGGCGAGATGACGTATGGCGTCGGCGCCGGGATCACGGCCGACTCCGACCCGGCGGAGGAGTGGGCCGAGTGCCTCGCCAAGTCCCGCGTCGTGCGCCCGCCTGCGGTGCCTGGCGATGCGCGGCTGTTCGAGACGATGCGGCTCGAGGAGGGACGACTTCTCAGGCGTGACGCGCACGTCGCGCGGGTCACCGCCTCTGCAGCCCTGTTCGGCTGGCCGTGTGACCAGGCGCGCCTGGCGCGCGACCTCGACGCGTTGTGCGCGGCGCATCCCACCGGGACCTGGCGTGCCAGGCTCTGGCTGGATCGGGCCGGGACCACCAGCGCGGAGGCCGTGCCAGTCGACCTCGCGCCGCGACGCTGGCGGGTCGGGCTGGCGGCCTCCCCCGTGGACCCACGCAGCCCGCTGCTCTTCAACAAGACCAGCCGCCGCGAGATGTACGACGTGGCGCGTGCGACGCGCCCCGACCTCGACGACGTCATCCTGTGGAACGGGCGAGGCGAGCTCACCGAGGGGACCGTGGGTAACCTCGTCGTCGAACGGGACGGACGCCGCATCACGCCGCCGGTCGCGAGCGGATTGCTGCCCGGGGTGTTTCGCGCCGAGCTGCTGTCGCAGGGGCGCGTCGAGGAGGGCGTCCTCACCGCGGCCGACCTCGCACGGGCCACGCGCGTCTGGCTCGTCAACAGCCTGCGCGGGTGGATCGACATCGACATCGTGCCGCCCGAGGCCGACGTGCCCGCGGACATCGAGGCCTGA
- a CDS encoding energy transducer TonB, which produces MSHVWLVGRTALACALVLVTASAEAQSPRSATSGAVTARPRPSAPRAAVPLVADASEIPAGEHDAQVLPLGATLPRCLDCPAPVWPTPVTQRWRFRVQAVVDDTGKVRTARIVQTLVGDPKARPVGAMGDVVPALAATPDARAGLAVLAAVRQWRLEPPAVAPLLLVTDVGVSEDVALASPGASAKAAARKPIRVGGDIPPPRKLVDVPPVYPPDALAARITGTVVIDAVISPEGDVTSARVVKGVPMLDEAALAAVRQWKYTPTLIDGVAVPVIVTVTSRFSLQ; this is translated from the coding sequence ATGTCCCACGTCTGGTTGGTCGGGCGCACGGCACTGGCCTGCGCGCTCGTGCTCGTCACCGCGTCCGCCGAGGCGCAGAGTCCGCGATCGGCCACCAGTGGCGCCGTCACCGCCCGCCCCCGACCGAGCGCGCCGCGCGCCGCGGTGCCCCTCGTGGCCGATGCGAGCGAGATCCCGGCCGGGGAGCACGACGCGCAGGTGCTGCCACTCGGTGCGACCCTGCCACGCTGCCTGGACTGCCCGGCGCCGGTGTGGCCCACGCCCGTCACGCAGCGCTGGCGATTCCGCGTCCAGGCCGTGGTCGACGACACGGGAAAGGTTCGCACCGCACGCATCGTGCAGACCCTCGTGGGCGATCCGAAGGCCAGGCCCGTCGGGGCGATGGGCGACGTGGTCCCGGCACTTGCCGCGACGCCTGACGCGCGTGCGGGCCTCGCGGTGCTCGCCGCGGTCCGCCAGTGGCGGCTCGAGCCTCCCGCGGTGGCGCCCCTCCTGCTGGTGACCGACGTCGGCGTGTCCGAGGACGTCGCGCTCGCATCGCCCGGGGCGTCGGCGAAGGCGGCGGCGCGAAAGCCCATCCGGGTGGGCGGCGACATTCCCCCCCCACGCAAGCTGGTCGACGTGCCCCCGGTCTATCCCCCGGACGCGTTGGCCGCCCGCATCACCGGCACTGTCGTCATCGACGCGGTGATCAGCCCAGAGGGCGATGTGACCAGCGCCAGGGTCGTCAAGGGCGTGCCGATGCTCGACGAGGCGGCGCTCGCGGCGGTCAGGCAGTGGAAATACACACCGACGCTCATCGACGGCGTTGCCGTACCGGTCATCGTGACGGTCACCAGCAGGTTCTCGCTGCAGTGA
- a CDS encoding S9 family peptidase, protein MPTGRFVVSGAAAALVAFLLAPLPSRAQTAAAVAPHVPTVDELVELGSVAAPTVSPDGRWIAYEETLTDWEKDAFVAQVFVADTKTGTVAQLTRGRQIGDLEWSPDSRWITFLRSVDDKAQIHAIRPDGGEAIVLTRHDAGITNHEWSPDGRTIVFAAPEGEPAADKARKDAYGEFTVVRRDYQPAHLWTVDAVEAMKAPAKGRQRTRGAGRHVQAFEVSPDGTRVAFGATRTPDLIDGASSDIHVLDLATDAVRAVVSQPGPDTNPRWSPDGTRLAFGSAMGAPKYFHANSRVAIVNVAGGPATSVTDALDEDASLVAWTPTGLYVAALQKTASHLFRVDPQARTVTRVSSPDGLIMQSGSFSADGRTLGLIASSGTTLPEVYVTDIATFSPRALTTRSTRLAGWTLGTREVISWKSQDGETIEGILVKPRDFQPGRKYPLLCVIHGGPTGVDRPQAIDARYYPSDLWVARGALVLKVNYRGSAGYGQRFRQLNVRNLGVGDAWDVLSGIDSLIAKGMVDPNRLGCMGWSQGGYISAFLTTSTTRFRAISVGAGISNWATYYYNTDITPFTIQYLDADPATDPDIYKKTSPMSYVMGAKTPTLIQHGEFDKRVPIANAYELRQGLEDRGVPVEMIVYKGFGHGITKPKSMRAVIQHNLGWFNHHIFGDPPPDLTKAPGKPAAP, encoded by the coding sequence ATGCCCACCGGCCGTTTCGTCGTTTCAGGGGCCGCCGCGGCCCTCGTCGCGTTCCTTCTCGCTCCCCTGCCCTCGCGCGCGCAGACTGCCGCCGCGGTGGCGCCGCACGTCCCCACCGTCGACGAACTCGTCGAACTCGGGTCGGTCGCCGCCCCCACCGTCTCGCCTGACGGACGCTGGATCGCGTACGAGGAGACCCTCACCGACTGGGAGAAGGACGCGTTCGTCGCGCAGGTCTTCGTCGCCGACACGAAGACGGGCACCGTGGCGCAGCTGACGCGCGGACGGCAGATCGGCGACCTCGAGTGGTCGCCCGACAGCCGGTGGATCACCTTCCTGAGGAGCGTCGACGACAAGGCGCAGATCCACGCCATCAGGCCTGACGGCGGCGAGGCAATCGTGCTGACCAGGCACGATGCCGGGATCACCAACCACGAGTGGAGCCCTGACGGTCGCACCATCGTGTTCGCTGCCCCCGAGGGAGAGCCGGCCGCCGACAAGGCCCGCAAGGACGCCTACGGGGAGTTCACCGTCGTGCGTCGCGACTACCAGCCGGCGCACCTCTGGACGGTCGACGCGGTCGAGGCCATGAAGGCGCCGGCCAAGGGGCGCCAGCGCACGCGCGGCGCCGGGCGCCATGTGCAGGCCTTCGAGGTGTCGCCCGACGGCACGCGCGTCGCCTTCGGCGCGACGCGGACACCCGACCTGATCGACGGCGCCAGCTCCGACATCCACGTGCTCGACCTCGCCACCGACGCGGTGCGCGCGGTGGTGTCGCAGCCGGGGCCGGACACCAACCCCCGGTGGTCGCCCGACGGCACGCGGCTCGCGTTCGGGTCGGCGATGGGCGCCCCGAAGTACTTCCACGCCAACAGCCGCGTCGCCATCGTCAACGTCGCGGGCGGGCCCGCGACGTCGGTCACCGACGCGCTCGACGAGGATGCGAGCCTGGTGGCGTGGACGCCGACCGGCCTCTACGTGGCTGCCCTCCAGAAGACGGCGTCGCACCTGTTCCGCGTCGACCCGCAGGCGCGCACGGTGACGCGCGTGTCGTCGCCCGACGGCTTGATCATGCAGTCGGGCTCGTTCTCGGCCGATGGCCGGACCCTCGGCCTGATCGCCTCGTCGGGCACGACGCTGCCCGAGGTGTACGTGACCGACATCGCCACCTTCAGCCCTCGCGCGCTCACCACGCGGTCGACCCGCCTGGCCGGCTGGACGCTCGGCACGCGCGAGGTGATCAGCTGGAAGAGCCAGGACGGCGAGACGATCGAGGGCATCCTCGTGAAGCCGCGCGACTTCCAGCCAGGCCGCAAGTACCCGCTGCTCTGCGTCATCCACGGCGGCCCGACCGGTGTCGACCGACCGCAGGCCATCGACGCGCGCTACTACCCGTCGGACCTCTGGGTCGCGCGCGGCGCGCTCGTGCTCAAGGTGAACTACCGCGGCAGCGCCGGCTACGGGCAGCGCTTCCGCCAGTTGAACGTCCGCAACCTGGGCGTCGGCGACGCCTGGGACGTGCTGTCCGGCATCGACAGCCTGATCGCCAAGGGGATGGTGGACCCGAACCGGCTCGGCTGCATGGGCTGGAGCCAGGGCGGCTACATCTCCGCGTTCCTCACCACCTCGACGACGAGGTTCAGGGCAATCTCGGTGGGCGCCGGGATCTCCAACTGGGCGACGTACTACTACAACACCGACATCACGCCGTTCACGATCCAGTACCTCGACGCCGACCCGGCCACCGATCCGGACATCTACAAGAAGACGTCACCGATGTCGTACGTGATGGGCGCGAAGACGCCGACGCTGATCCAGCACGGCGAGTTCGACAAGCGGGTGCCGATCGCCAACGCCTACGAGCTGCGCCAGGGACTCGAGGACCGCGGCGTGCCGGTGGAGATGATCGTCTACAAGGGCTTCGGCCACGGCATCACGAAGCCGAAGTCGATGCGCGCGGTGATCCAGCACAATCTGGGCTGGTTCAACCACCACATCTTCGGCGACCCGCCGCCCGATCTCACGAAGGCGCCTGGGAAGCCTGCTGCGCCGTAG